One genomic region from Aliarcobacter cryaerophilus ATCC 43158 encodes:
- a CDS encoding aldolase/citrate lyase family protein, whose translation MSQTVKLDIPEFLNIGIACTSAWVGTAKENNVAMIIEDDKLGTDQVTYKELAIKSDQVSNFLTQEIGLKPRDRVLVCLKNSLAYPISFFGVMKGGMIAVPTSTLLSGSEVKYLAEDSQAKAIVLSASMYENLVPYLLNLDNLRTIIIAGVDSTEGLKKPEGIEIFALNQIFNSTSKTPNHYNSKSGEPAYLVYTSGTTGYPKGVLHSHRSLIGRKPATDFWFDFKENDRIMHSGKFNWTYVLGSALMDPLFNGHTVIAYEGANDASTWINLIKKHECTIFIGVPTIYRQIIQKTDFKLDDCPSLRYCMSAGEHLSDEMLGLWRDRFEQDIYEAIGMSECSYYISHSKNNPIRPGSAGFPQPGHIVKLLDPETLEEVGVEEEGMICIGEDDPGLFLEYWQLEEETLKSRHDGYFFTGDYARKDKDGYIWFIGRKDDIINTFGFRVSPHEIERVVKTHADVADCVAFGLDIEKEKTIVAIAVVGHSTLSKEKEAEILKFAQNNLAKYKAPKEIFIMSDYPRTKNGKVLRKQLVKDLHEKYFAITKGEEIVEYKARRSMLLVPAYNEHNVEKARTVLADTVIFDLEAILEDQRELARETLKEVYKKGGAKFGESERVLRVNNLGSEDLKKDLELVREIELDSLLFSKIDTKEDVLEAVKLIEGINQNLTLMIMIETPISVLNIQEICAASSKVEVVVVGSNKLANRLQIDIKRGSKAIVTYLAHIALAAKAYGKTVIDGPHFDVKDEFACEDSTKDAFNLGFDGKSLVHPIQIEYINDIFTPKQSEVEDYEEMISKYEEANKQGKEVILHNNRLVDSSRIAWARKMIKLYETYKALGQNLFGK comes from the coding sequence ATGAGTCAAACAGTAAAATTAGATATACCTGAGTTTTTAAATATAGGTATTGCTTGTACATCAGCTTGGGTTGGTACAGCAAAAGAGAACAATGTTGCTATGATTATTGAAGATGATAAACTAGGAACTGATCAAGTTACATACAAAGAGTTAGCTATAAAATCAGATCAAGTTTCAAACTTTCTTACTCAAGAAATAGGTTTAAAACCACGAGATAGAGTATTGGTTTGTCTTAAAAATTCACTTGCATATCCAATATCTTTTTTTGGAGTAATGAAAGGTGGAATGATTGCCGTTCCTACTTCAACTTTATTAAGTGGTAGTGAAGTTAAATATTTAGCTGAAGATTCTCAAGCAAAAGCTATAGTATTATCAGCTTCTATGTATGAAAATTTGGTTCCATATTTATTAAATCTTGATAACTTAAGAACTATAATAATTGCTGGAGTTGATAGCACTGAAGGTCTTAAAAAACCAGAAGGTATTGAAATATTTGCTCTAAATCAAATATTTAATAGTACAAGCAAAACACCAAATCATTATAATTCAAAATCAGGTGAACCTGCATATTTAGTATATACATCTGGAACAACTGGTTATCCAAAAGGTGTTTTACACTCTCACCGTTCGCTAATAGGAAGAAAACCAGCAACAGATTTTTGGTTTGATTTTAAAGAAAATGATAGAATTATGCACTCGGGGAAATTTAACTGGACTTATGTTTTAGGTTCAGCACTTATGGATCCACTATTTAATGGTCACACAGTTATTGCTTATGAAGGTGCAAATGATGCGTCAACTTGGATTAATTTAATCAAAAAACACGAATGTACAATATTTATTGGGGTTCCAACAATCTATAGACAAATTATTCAAAAAACAGATTTTAAACTTGATGATTGTCCAAGTTTAAGATATTGTATGAGTGCGGGAGAGCATTTAAGTGATGAGATGTTAGGACTTTGGAGAGATAGATTTGAACAAGATATCTATGAAGCTATTGGAATGAGTGAGTGCTCATACTATATTTCACACTCAAAAAATAATCCTATAAGACCAGGAAGTGCAGGTTTCCCACAACCAGGACATATTGTAAAACTTTTAGATCCTGAAACTTTAGAAGAAGTTGGAGTTGAAGAAGAGGGAATGATTTGTATTGGAGAGGATGATCCAGGATTATTTTTAGAGTATTGGCAACTAGAAGAAGAGACTTTAAAATCAAGACATGATGGTTACTTCTTTACAGGAGATTATGCAAGAAAAGATAAAGATGGATATATCTGGTTTATTGGTAGAAAAGATGATATTATCAATACTTTTGGATTTAGAGTAAGTCCACATGAGATTGAAAGAGTTGTAAAAACTCACGCTGATGTAGCTGATTGTGTTGCTTTTGGTCTTGATATTGAAAAAGAGAAAACTATTGTTGCTATTGCTGTTGTTGGACATTCAACTTTGAGTAAAGAAAAAGAAGCTGAGATTTTAAAATTTGCTCAAAATAATCTTGCAAAATATAAAGCTCCTAAAGAGATTTTTATAATGTCTGATTATCCAAGAACAAAAAATGGAAAAGTTCTTAGAAAACAACTAGTAAAAGATTTACATGAAAAATATTTTGCAATAACAAAAGGTGAAGAGATAGTTGAGTATAAAGCTAGAAGATCAATGTTATTAGTTCCTGCTTACAATGAACATAATGTTGAAAAAGCTAGAACTGTTTTAGCTGATACTGTTATTTTCGATTTAGAAGCTATATTAGAAGACCAAAGAGAGCTAGCAAGAGAGACTTTAAAAGAGGTTTATAAAAAAGGTGGAGCTAAATTTGGTGAGAGTGAAAGAGTTTTAAGAGTAAATAATCTAGGAAGTGAAGATCTAAAAAAAGATTTAGAACTAGTTCGTGAGATTGAGCTTGATTCATTATTATTCTCTAAAATTGATACTAAAGAGGATGTTTTAGAAGCTGTTAAATTAATAGAAGGGATAAATCAAAATCTTACACTTATGATTATGATTGAAACACCTATATCTGTTTTAAATATTCAAGAAATTTGTGCAGCTAGTTCAAAAGTTGAAGTGGTTGTTGTTGGTTCAAATAAACTTGCAAATAGACTTCAAATTGATATAAAAAGAGGCTCGAAAGCTATTGTTACATACTTAGCACACATTGCACTTGCAGCAAAAGCTTATGGAAAAACGGTAATAGATGGTCCACACTTTGATGTAAAAGATGAGTTTGCTTGTGAAGATTCTACAAAAGATGCATTTAATCTAGGATTTGATGGAAAATCTCTTGTACATCCAATACAAATTGAGTATATAAATGATATATTCACTCCAAAACAAAGTGAAGTTGAAGATTATGAAGAGATGATTAGCAAATATGAAGAGGCTAACAAGCAAGGTAAAGAGGTTATTT